In Cytobacillus oceanisediminis, the following proteins share a genomic window:
- a CDS encoding thiamine diphosphokinase codes for MIINILAGGPEDLLPELSSFSVAADIWVGVDRGVLTLIQNGIQPTMAFGDFDSVSNEELLIIEEKVKELNRFKPEKDETDMELALNWALGQNPEKIRLFGATGGRLDHLFANIQLLIKPVLAKNLVSVEIIDKKNKIYIKGPGEYIIKQNPKFKYISFVPITMEIKGLTLRNFKYPLTDRTVPAGSTLCISNELIDDCGTFSFTEGILMVVRSKD; via the coding sequence ATGATTATAAATATTTTAGCTGGCGGCCCTGAGGATTTGCTGCCTGAACTGTCTTCGTTCAGTGTTGCTGCTGACATTTGGGTCGGGGTAGATAGAGGAGTGCTTACACTCATTCAAAATGGCATACAGCCGACAATGGCATTTGGCGATTTTGATTCTGTTTCAAATGAAGAACTATTAATCATTGAAGAAAAAGTAAAAGAGCTGAACAGGTTCAAGCCGGAGAAAGACGAAACCGACATGGAGCTTGCCCTGAATTGGGCACTGGGCCAAAATCCTGAAAAAATCCGATTGTTTGGCGCCACAGGCGGCCGGCTTGACCACTTATTTGCAAATATTCAGCTGTTAATAAAGCCTGTACTTGCAAAAAACCTTGTTTCTGTCGAAATTATTGACAAAAAGAATAAGATTTATATTAAAGGTCCAGGTGAATACATCATAAAGCAAAATCCAAAATTCAAATACATTTCTTTTGTCCCGATCACAATGGAAATTAAAGGCCTCACATTAAGAAATTTCAAGTATCCGCTCACGGATCGAACTGTCCCTGCCGGCTCTACTCTTTGTATCAGCAATGAACTTATTGATGATTGTGGTACTTTTTCTTTTACTGAAGGCATATTAATGGTTGTAAGAAGCAAGGATTAA
- the spoVM gene encoding stage V sporulation protein SpoVM yields MRFYTIKLPKFLGGIVRAMLGTFKKG; encoded by the coding sequence ATGAGATTTTATACAATCAAACTTCCTAAATTTTTAGGGGGCATTGTGCGTGCCATGTTAGGGACCTTCAAAAAGGGGTAA
- the rpmB gene encoding 50S ribosomal protein L28, whose translation MPRKCVVTGKKTTSGNARSHAMNANKRTWGANLQKVRILVDGKPKRVWVSARALKSGKVERV comes from the coding sequence ATGCCACGCAAATGTGTTGTAACTGGTAAAAAAACAACTTCAGGTAACGCACGTTCTCACGCGATGAACGCTAACAAGCGTACTTGGGGTGCTAACCTTCAAAAGGTACGTATTCTTGTAGACGGTAAACCTAAACGTGTTTGGGTTTCTGCAAGAGCACTTAAATCAGGTAAAGTTGAGCGAGTTTAA
- a CDS encoding Asp23/Gls24 family envelope stress response protein yields MSIELKTNFGQIDISNDVIATIAGGAAVDCYGIVGMASKNQIKDGLTDILRKENFTRGVIVRQEEDEVHIDMYIIVSYGTKISEVAHNVQSKVKYTLDKTVGLSTDSVNIYVQGVRVTNP; encoded by the coding sequence ATGTCCATCGAATTAAAAACGAATTTCGGGCAAATTGATATCTCTAATGACGTAATTGCAACAATAGCAGGCGGAGCAGCAGTTGACTGCTACGGCATCGTAGGGATGGCCTCTAAAAATCAAATTAAAGATGGCCTTACAGATATACTTCGAAAAGAGAATTTTACCCGCGGTGTAATTGTCCGCCAGGAAGAAGATGAAGTACATATCGATATGTATATTATTGTAAGTTACGGAACGAAAATTTCCGAGGTTGCCCACAATGTGCAATCTAAAGTGAAATACACCCTTGATAAAACAGTTGGGCTTAGCACGGACTCGGTTAATATTTACGTTCAGGGAGTTCGTGTAACGAACCCGTAG
- a CDS encoding DAK2 domain-containing protein: MSKRDLDGKLFAEMVIQGANHLSANAKLVDALNVFPVPDGDTGTNMNLSMTSGAKEVKANIQEHIGKVGSALSKGLLMGARGNSGVILSQLFRGFSKYIEQKSSINGKEFADALNSGVETAYKAVMKPVEGTILTVAKDSAKKAVQAAKNEDDIIVIMEEVLKEARASLNRTPDLLPVLKEVGVVDSGGQGLVFVYEGFLAELKGEKLPDTPAALPKMDDLVSAEHHKNVHSFMNTEDIEFGYCTEFMVKFETEKLSANPFSEDKFRQDLSKYGDSLLVIADEQLVKVHIHSEQPGDCLTYGQRYGSLINMKIENMRQQHTNLIEDVPTPLAAEAKPKEKQEYGIVTVSMGSGIAGLFRSIGAHAVIEGGQTMNPSTKDIVKAIKEVNAKKVIILPNNKNIIMAAQQAAEVTEEEAVVVPSKTVPQGMAALLAFNPSAGLAENEEGMTDALQHVKTGQITFAVRDTSIDGLEIEKDDFMGIADGKIVVKNKDRVQAAKDLLDGMIDEDSEILTVLKGEDAAEEEVEALISYIEDKYEDVEVEVHDGKQPLYSFIFSIE, from the coding sequence GTGTCAAAAAGAGATTTAGATGGGAAGCTTTTTGCCGAAATGGTCATACAAGGAGCGAACCATTTATCTGCTAATGCAAAATTAGTGGATGCGTTAAATGTTTTCCCTGTTCCTGATGGAGACACAGGAACGAACATGAATTTGTCAATGACTTCCGGTGCAAAGGAAGTAAAAGCTAATATTCAGGAACATATTGGGAAGGTGGGCTCTGCTCTTTCTAAAGGTTTGCTGATGGGGGCCCGCGGGAACTCTGGAGTAATTCTCTCCCAGCTGTTCCGAGGCTTCTCGAAATACATTGAACAGAAATCATCCATCAATGGTAAAGAGTTTGCTGATGCCTTGAATTCAGGTGTAGAGACTGCTTATAAAGCAGTGATGAAGCCAGTTGAAGGAACAATCTTAACCGTTGCTAAAGATTCCGCTAAAAAAGCGGTGCAGGCTGCAAAAAATGAAGATGATATCATAGTGATTATGGAGGAAGTTTTAAAAGAAGCAAGGGCTTCTTTAAACCGCACTCCGGATCTTCTTCCAGTCTTAAAAGAAGTTGGGGTTGTAGACAGCGGCGGCCAGGGTCTTGTTTTTGTATATGAAGGATTCCTTGCCGAGCTCAAGGGCGAAAAACTTCCTGATACACCAGCAGCCCTTCCCAAGATGGATGACCTGGTTAGCGCAGAACACCATAAAAATGTTCATAGTTTTATGAACACTGAAGATATTGAATTTGGTTATTGCACTGAGTTTATGGTCAAGTTCGAAACTGAAAAGCTATCTGCTAATCCTTTCTCAGAAGACAAGTTCCGCCAGGACTTAAGCAAATATGGCGACTCGCTTCTTGTGATTGCGGATGAACAGCTTGTAAAAGTACATATCCACTCTGAACAGCCGGGGGATTGCCTGACATACGGACAGCGCTACGGCAGCTTAATCAATATGAAGATTGAAAACATGCGCCAGCAGCACACCAATTTGATCGAAGACGTCCCTACTCCTTTGGCAGCTGAAGCTAAGCCAAAGGAAAAGCAGGAGTACGGAATCGTGACAGTATCAATGGGAAGCGGGATTGCAGGTCTTTTCCGAAGTATTGGGGCACACGCAGTCATTGAGGGCGGCCAGACGATGAATCCCAGTACGAAAGATATCGTAAAGGCCATCAAAGAAGTGAATGCCAAGAAAGTAATCATTTTGCCTAACAATAAAAATATCATCATGGCTGCACAGCAGGCTGCAGAAGTGACTGAAGAAGAAGCAGTGGTTGTTCCTTCCAAGACCGTTCCTCAGGGAATGGCAGCCCTGCTTGCTTTTAACCCAAGTGCCGGTCTTGCAGAAAATGAAGAAGGCATGACAGACGCCCTTCAGCATGTGAAGACAGGCCAAATTACATTTGCTGTCCGTGATACAAGCATCGATGGCCTTGAAATTGAAAAAGATGATTTCATGGGCATCGCAGATGGGAAAATTGTTGTCAAGAACAAGGATAGAGTTCAGGCTGCCAAAGATCTTCTCGATGGAATGATTGATGAAGACTCTGAGATCCTAACCGTATTAAAAGGTGAAGATGCGGCAGAAGAGGAAGTGGAGGCACTTATCAGCTATATTGAAGATAAGTATGAAGATGTTGAAGTCGAAGTCCATGATGGCAAACAGCCGCTGTACTCTTTTATTTTCTCAATTGAATAA
- the recG gene encoding ATP-dependent DNA helicase RecG has translation MNPNYNQSVTAVKGIGEETAESLAEMNIITVKDLLEYFPYRYEDYRLKDLEEIKHDERVTVEGKVHSEPSLAYYGRKRSRLTVRVLVGRYLIQVVMFNQPYLKNKITLNETVTVTGKWDQHRQIITANELKIGNASNNKDFEPVYAVKGNITVKGIRRYIKLAFSQYGNEISETLPEKYLLQYRLLNRRDAMRSLHFPANDQELKQGRRRFVYEEFFYFQLKMQALRKIEREQSKGIAQAYDLSRLMGFIDSLPFALTSAQKRVVNEILSDMKSPYRMNRLLQGDVGSGKTAVAAIALFASRTADFQGALMVPTEILAEQHAESLKTMLEPFGLRCELLTSSVKGKRRREILQHLKDGEIDVLIGTHALIQEEVEFNKLGLVITDEQHRFGVGQRRILREKGENPDVLFMTATPIPRTLAITVFGEMDVSIIDEMPAGRKAIETYWAKPEMLDRVLGFMEKELSAGQQVYVICPLIEESDKLDVQNAIDVHATLMHHFHGRYDVGLMHGRLHPDEKENVMKAFSRNETQILVSTTVVEVGVNVPNATMMVIYDAERFGLAQLHQLRGRVGRGDKQSYCVLLADPKSEVGKERMKIMTETNDGFALSEKDLELRGPGDFFGKKQSGLPEFKVADMVHDYRALETARNDAASLVESPEFWYSDEYLPLKNYLKETGVLEGEKLD, from the coding sequence GTGAATCCAAATTATAACCAGTCTGTTACAGCTGTTAAAGGCATTGGAGAGGAAACAGCAGAATCACTTGCTGAAATGAATATAATCACTGTAAAAGACTTGCTTGAATATTTTCCATATAGATATGAGGATTACAGGCTCAAGGACCTGGAAGAGATTAAGCATGATGAAAGAGTAACTGTGGAAGGAAAGGTCCATAGTGAACCTTCACTCGCCTATTATGGAAGGAAACGGTCCAGGCTGACTGTGAGAGTTCTTGTAGGCAGATATCTGATACAAGTGGTCATGTTTAATCAGCCATATTTAAAGAACAAAATTACATTGAACGAAACTGTTACAGTGACAGGCAAATGGGACCAGCACCGCCAGATCATTACAGCCAATGAATTAAAAATAGGAAATGCCTCCAATAACAAGGATTTTGAGCCGGTTTACGCTGTGAAAGGAAATATCACTGTCAAGGGAATAAGACGTTATATTAAACTGGCTTTTTCACAGTATGGGAATGAGATATCAGAAACTTTGCCTGAAAAATATCTTTTGCAATATAGGCTTTTAAATAGGCGAGATGCTATGAGATCGCTTCATTTTCCTGCCAATGATCAGGAACTTAAACAGGGGAGACGGCGTTTTGTTTATGAAGAATTCTTCTATTTTCAATTAAAAATGCAGGCATTAAGAAAGATTGAAAGAGAGCAGTCTAAAGGGATTGCGCAAGCTTATGATCTTTCGAGGCTGATGGGATTTATAGACTCCCTGCCATTTGCATTAACCAGCGCCCAGAAAAGGGTAGTTAATGAGATCCTGTCTGATATGAAATCGCCTTATCGGATGAACAGGCTACTGCAGGGGGATGTTGGTTCCGGCAAAACGGCTGTTGCGGCGATCGCACTATTTGCCAGCAGGACAGCAGACTTCCAGGGAGCTTTAATGGTTCCGACCGAAATCCTGGCAGAGCAGCATGCGGAATCTTTAAAGACGATGCTTGAGCCATTTGGCTTGCGATGTGAACTCCTGACAAGCTCCGTCAAAGGAAAGCGCAGAAGAGAAATTCTTCAGCATCTTAAGGATGGAGAAATTGATGTTCTTATAGGCACACATGCACTTATCCAGGAAGAAGTGGAATTTAATAAACTGGGACTTGTTATTACTGATGAACAGCATAGATTTGGTGTCGGGCAGCGGCGCATCCTCAGGGAAAAAGGCGAAAATCCAGATGTTCTGTTTATGACTGCCACGCCAATCCCGAGAACATTGGCCATTACTGTTTTTGGGGAAATGGATGTTTCCATTATTGATGAAATGCCGGCAGGGCGAAAAGCGATTGAAACCTATTGGGCAAAACCTGAAATGCTTGATAGGGTACTTGGCTTTATGGAAAAGGAGCTTTCAGCAGGCCAGCAAGTATATGTGATCTGTCCCCTAATTGAGGAGTCGGACAAACTGGATGTTCAAAACGCTATAGATGTCCATGCAACATTGATGCATCATTTTCATGGCCGCTATGATGTCGGCCTCATGCATGGCAGGCTTCATCCAGATGAAAAAGAAAATGTCATGAAGGCTTTTAGCCGAAATGAAACTCAAATTCTTGTTTCTACTACGGTTGTCGAGGTGGGTGTAAATGTCCCAAATGCAACGATGATGGTGATCTATGATGCCGAGCGGTTTGGACTTGCACAGCTGCACCAATTAAGGGGCAGGGTAGGAAGAGGAGATAAACAATCTTATTGTGTTCTTTTAGCTGACCCCAAATCGGAAGTTGGAAAAGAACGCATGAAAATCATGACAGAAACCAATGACGGATTCGCTCTAAGTGAAAAGGACCTGGAGCTGAGAGGGCCTGGGGACTTTTTCGGAAAAAAACAAAGCGGGCTCCCGGAATTTAAAGTCGCCGATATGGTCCATGATTACCGCGCTCTCGAAACCGCCAGAAACGATGCAGCTTCTCTTGTTGAATCCCCTGAATTCTGGTATTCAGATGAGTACCTTCCTTTGAAAAATTATTTAAAGGAAACAGGAGTGCTGGAAGGGGAAAAACTGGACTAG